The Canis lupus familiaris isolate Mischka breed German Shepherd chromosome 1, alternate assembly UU_Cfam_GSD_1.0, whole genome shotgun sequence DNA window GTGGGAACCATGGGAGGGTATTGGGCAGAGGAAAGCTGGGATTGGACATTCAGGGGATGAAAAGTCCCTGTGACTACGTGTGTGGAAAAGAGGTAGGAAGACATGTCCAAGCAGGGAAGGATGGGGGCTTGGACTAGGGTAGAGTCAGCCCCAGCCCCCCACACCTTCCCTCATTCCTCACCTGCTCCTTGGCCCTACTCAACTCCCTGTCGAGGGCCTGAGCCAGCTCCAGCAGCAGGGCGCAAGGTACAGCCGAATCTGTTGCCCCCACAAAGGGAACCGACTCAGATGCGAAGAGCTTGGAGTCATAATGGCAGGCAAGGGTGAGGTGACGGGCAGCCCCTGGGTCCAGCGTGGCCACCACATTGCCAAAGTCCAGTGGCCCCAGGGGTGTCAAGGCTGTGAAGGGGTCCAGTTCCACATGCCAGCCTGCTGTCAAGGTCCGTAGTGTAGCCTCCAGGAACTAGTGGcaggagagaggtgggaggatgggtggggACTGGGGAGGAGGTCAGGAAAAGGGCCATGTGACCTGAGCCATGCACAGCAGTTGGGCTGACTCATAATCCTCACTTTGGTTTCAGTCATTCCCTTGACATGCTTTTGCTGAGACCCTACAGAATGCCAGGTGTGCCGTGACTCTGCAGCTCGATGCCAAGATAATCTTCAAATCACTAACTGTGTGCCAAAGCCCTGTTCTAGGAGCCCTATAGGAATGAGGACAGTCAATggctccatttcacagataaggaaactaaggcacagaaggTTAAGAAACTAGTCCAAGGTCACACTCCAAGTggctgatgtgggatttgaactcagaggGTAAGTATTCAAATGACTGGATGCTTTCTGTGAGGCAATATAGAGATGTTCTTGTGCCAGCTCTGGAATCAACCTGAAGTTTGGGTTGAAACCCTAGGTATACCATTTATTAGCTGTGGGATTTGGGTAAAATGCCTAACTGCTCTGCTCCTCAGTTTCCATATGCAGAGTGAGGATTACATTGGTACTCACCCCACAGAGCTGTTGCCTAGCACACACTCAGCTTTTGGGGGCCGTACAGAGGGCAATACAGTTGTGGTTACCAAGGTGGGATTCTAGATTCCGATTAGCTCCAGTCAGAGCCTCAGCTGGGGGTCTTAGCTGCTTGGGGGATTTGGGGCAGAATGCCTATTcccacctgtgtggctcagtggttgagcctctgcctttggctcaggtcgtgatcctggggtccgaggATCGAGCCCCAGCATCggattccccgcagggagcctgcttctccctctgcccatgtctctgtgtctctcatgagaaaacaaatacaatcttaaaaaaaaaaaaaaaaaaaaaaaaaagaatgcctagTTCCAATACCCTGGCAGGCTGCTGGGTCAGAGGTGGGAGGTGGAGCCCTTTACCTTTCTGACTTGGAGATTGCCGGGGCTGCCCGGGGTCCGCACAACCAGCAGGGGGCGCAGATAAGTGTTCCAGAGACGGTGTGGGTCCAGTTGCCCCACCACCCGCCGCAGCCGGGCTTCGGAGAGGCTTCCGATCAAGCGGCCCTTAGGAGGAGGGagcaaggagagggaagagaagaaccGAACGTGAGGGCAACCCCCATTCCAACCCTAACCCGGACGCCATCGCACCTAAGAAGCCCCGGTTCTTCTTCCTAATTCGAACCTCCAGCATCGGAGGTTTCCAGAAGAAATCCTAGGCTAAGGAAAGTCCCTCTAAACCCACCAGGTCCAGCCCACCTCAATCCTGATGGGGAAATCGAGGccgagagagaggaagggactcTTCCAAATAGCTGACTTTCAGATTGGAACCCAGAATTCCCAGTGTTACTACTGCAGACTCTCCCTCTTAGGTAGAACCACCTATTACAGAACAAGCCCAAAGCCTCAGTTCGTTAGCAACGGGCATGCGCTCTATCGACGGAGACCGCAGCACCTGCAGCTTGGGCCAGACGACACAGCCACGTCAACCTGAGACCTCAGGGAAGGGGAGGCGGGGAATGAGGGCTCCCGCGGTGCCCGTGCCCCTGCCGGGCCTCACCCGCAGCTCCCGGCCCCGCGGCAGCTCCTCAGTCTGGTGGTGCCAGCCGCTCCAGATGGTGTAGGTCGCCgaagccagggccagggccagcagAAGCAGAGGCAAGAAGTGCGCCCGCGGGAGCAGGCGGCGCTTGGGCGGGGAGGGCGGCTCCAAGAGGCCACGTTCCCCGAGCCGTAGCCGGGACCGCCCGCGGCCCCCGGAAGGCATGGCAGCTTCGCCCCGAAACCGGTCCCGGACCGCGGATAGTTTAGGCCCAGCCAAATCCCACCCCATGGAATCACCGAACCAATAAACACGAAGAGCGGCTGCACCATCCCACCCACCCTCGGTCAGTGAAACCAATGGCGACCCTCACTCTGAGAACACGCCTTCCTGTCTCCCTGGGGCTTTGGGGTTGGTTCCCCTGAGGGTTGCACAACCCAAAAGGGTAGTGCGAAAGGGAGAGGCTCCGCCTCAACGGAGGAACGGAAGCCAATGAGCAATGTTTGATCCTGAAAAACGTTGGACCAAGGAGCAGGTCTCCGCCCCTCCCGTAGGAAGGCAAAGGATTGGTTACTCGAAGTCGGAAAGATCAATAGACACGTAAACGAACCGACACCGATGGAAAAGGGGCGGTGCCCGTCCCAGAAGCGAGGAGCCGATTGGCTACACGGAGGCCGCGCCCCCGAGGGCGGAGCCGGCGGGCTTTTGGAATGCCGTGTCCTGTCCCTTCTTCAGCTTGTGCCGCTCTACAACGAAACGATTTGAGTCGGACCCGCTTTATTCTTCTCTCCATTGTCTTCTCTCCATATGGTCCTGAAAGACCCTGAGCTACTACGCAGTGCTTCTACCCCACGTCTGCGCGGGGCCGGCGCGGATTGCCACGGCAACAGGCCTCGCCCACACCGTGCAGGTTGGGATTGCGCAGGCGCCGACGGAAGTCGGCCACAGGAAACGGAAGTCCCGCCTGTAGCCCTCTCTTCAGAGGCAGGAGCAACGCGGGGAAGACGGAGCTGATCTGCGAGCGCAGCCGCTACCACCATGTGAGGCCCGGCGGGAGTGGGGTCGAGGGCGTAGATGTGGCCGTTTGCCGGTGGTGGGCGAGGCGGGATCGGAGGCAGAGGTTTTAGGGGTAAAGTACGCACCGTTCTGACGAGTTTGAGGATGGGCATGGGGCCTTTTACGGGTCCTGAGTTCGAGGGAAGGCACTTGATCAGTTAATGAGCCGGGATTTCCCCGATAATGAGTCTCGCTGAAATGGATTTTAAGGGGAAGCAAAGAACCTGGGAAACGGGAGTGCGGAGTTTTAGAAATAACGGTTTGAGGTACGGGACTTACCCGGACAATTTGAGCTGGAGAAGTTCACCTCATTCGCGACTTTTTCGGCTCACGAATCGCCTTAATGATTTTCCTGATTTGGTATTCattcagcaattatttattgagcactcatgTATTAGGCACTG harbors:
- the QPCTL gene encoding glutaminyl-peptide cyclotransferase-like protein isoform X3 is translated as MERRIKRVRLKSFRCRAAQAEEGTGHGIPKARRLRPRGRGLRVANRLLASGTGTAPFPSVSGRLIGSLSEARLRRVVGQLDPHRLWNTYLRPLLVVRTPGSPGNLQVRKFLEATLRTLTAGWHVELDPFTALTPLGPLDFGNVVATLDPGAARHLTLACHYDSKLFASESVPFVGATDSAVPCALLLELAQALDRELSRAKEQLPQEAPVTLQLLFLDGEEALKEWGPTDSLYGSRHLAQLMESAPHSPGPTRIQAIELFMLLDLLGAPNPNFYSHFPHTARWFHRLRSIEKRLHRMNLLQSHPQEVMYFQPGEPPGSVEDDHIPFLRRGVPVLHLISMPFPSVWHTPDDSEANLHPPTVHNLSRILAVFLAEYLGL
- the QPCTL gene encoding glutaminyl-peptide cyclotransferase-like protein isoform X2, yielding MGWDLAGPKLSAVRDRFRGEAAMPSGGRGRSRLRLGERGLLEPPSPPKRRLLPRAHFLPLLLLALALASATYTIWSGWHHQTEELPRGRELRGRLIGSLSEARLRRVVGQLDPHRLWNTYLRPLLVVRTPGSPGNLQVRKFLEATLRTLTAGWHVELDPFTALTPLGPLDFGNVVATLDPGAARHLTLACHYDSKLFASESVPFVGATDSAVPCALLLELAQALDRELSRAKEQEAPVTLQLLFLDGEEALKEWGPTDSLYGSRHLAQLMESAPHSPGPTRIQAIELFMLLDLLGAPNPNFYSHFPHTARWFHRLRSIEKRLHRMNLLQSHPQEVMYFQPGEPPGSVEDDHIPFLRRGVPVLHLISMPFPSVWHTPDDSEANLHPPTVHNLSRILAVFLAEYLGL
- the QPCTL gene encoding glutaminyl-peptide cyclotransferase-like protein isoform X1; its protein translation is MGWDLAGPKLSAVRDRFRGEAAMPSGGRGRSRLRLGERGLLEPPSPPKRRLLPRAHFLPLLLLALALASATYTIWSGWHHQTEELPRGRELRGRLIGSLSEARLRRVVGQLDPHRLWNTYLRPLLVVRTPGSPGNLQVRKFLEATLRTLTAGWHVELDPFTALTPLGPLDFGNVVATLDPGAARHLTLACHYDSKLFASESVPFVGATDSAVPCALLLELAQALDRELSRAKEQLPQEAPVTLQLLFLDGEEALKEWGPTDSLYGSRHLAQLMESAPHSPGPTRIQAIELFMLLDLLGAPNPNFYSHFPHTARWFHRLRSIEKRLHRMNLLQSHPQEVMYFQPGEPPGSVEDDHIPFLRRGVPVLHLISMPFPSVWHTPDDSEANLHPPTVHNLSRILAVFLAEYLGL